In the genome of Anaerolineales bacterium, the window GATTCATGAGCAGCGCCTCTCGCTCTGCCATTGGGTAGAAGGAGATCGCCTTCTGCAAGAGGTCCTTCAGTTGAGGCAACAGCTGGTACCTAGGATTGAATATGTAGACTCGTGTCCGCCCGACTTTCCTGCTCACGAGGACCCCCCCGGTCTCCAGCCGGTCCAACTGCCTCTGGATGCCATAGAGGTCGGTCTTGTACCTCCGGGCGATCTCCGTGGCATATCCCTCGTTTCTCGCCTGGATGAAGACAAGTATGCGTTCGCTGT includes:
- a CDS encoding winged helix-turn-helix domain-containing protein, which codes for MMVKTMLGPILGCRNSERILVFIQARNEGYATEIARRYKTDLYGIQRQLDRLETGGVLVSRKVGRTRVYIFNPRYQLLPQLKDLLQKAISFYPMAEREALLMNRRRPRRRGKPL